One segment of Mycobacterium spongiae DNA contains the following:
- a CDS encoding pyridoxamine 5'-phosphate oxidase family protein: protein MGAKNAKKVDLKRLAAALADYPFAYLITVDDGYRIHTVAVEPVLRESLDGPDGPRTIVDAGLIGGRTRVNLTRRSDVTLLWPPPEPGGYSLIVDGRAEAHDDTGSNGDDEAATARCTVVPTRALLHRDADPDSPAAAKGCRHDCVVFAEPA from the coding sequence ATGGGTGCTAAGAACGCCAAGAAGGTAGACCTCAAGCGCCTGGCGGCTGCCCTGGCCGACTATCCGTTCGCCTACCTGATCACTGTCGATGACGGCTACCGCATACACACCGTTGCGGTCGAGCCGGTATTGCGGGAGTCCCTTGACGGCCCCGATGGACCCCGGACGATTGTCGACGCCGGGTTGATCGGCGGGCGCACCCGAGTAAATCTCACCCGGCGCAGTGACGTCACACTGTTGTGGCCCCCACCCGAACCGGGCGGCTACTCCCTGATCGTCGACGGCCGCGCGGAGGCTCACGACGACACGGGCTCCAACGGCGACGACGAGGCCGCGACCGCGCGGTGCACTGTCGTGCCTACTCGGGCGTTGCTGCACCGCGACGCCGATCCGGACTCACCTGCGGCTGCAAAAGGCTGCCGGCACGACTGTGTGGTGTTCGCCGAACCGGCGTAG
- a CDS encoding PPE family protein: MTSPHFAWLPPEINSALMFAGPGAGPLLAAAAAWGGLAEELISSATSFSSVTSELTSGAWVGPSAAAMMAVATQYMSWLSAAAAQAEQAAAQAAATATAFETALAATVQPAVVEANRGLMQVLANTNWFGFNTPAIMDVEAAYEQMWALDVAAMVGYHFDASAAAEHLAPWQQVLRNLGIDIGKNGSVNLGFGNTGSGNIGNNNSGNYNLGSGNTGSGNVGSGNTGSGNMGFGNLGDSNIGFGNTGTGNVGFGITGEGQVGFGGLNSGSDNVGFGNSGTGNVGFFNSGDGNMGVGNSGSLNTGLGNSGLADAGLGGVGSMGSGLWSSSMQGVGVESAAGMDAGLASSASYATGGTVALSSGLLGSAMANTGGLTPALAGPINPPPVATAGPVNAPVAAPASAPTGSFEPGNPGSGAANSANAANTAGAANTGLRAPGYTSVYNPGTNEAAMRNAGVREPAIGNPSTPPAGIPKSSFYPADEQEPGDVNNVIRLLPVRTD; encoded by the coding sequence GTGACAAGCCCGCATTTTGCGTGGTTGCCGCCTGAGATCAACTCGGCACTAATGTTCGCCGGTCCCGGAGCGGGGCCGCTACTTGCCGCGGCCGCGGCCTGGGGCGGACTGGCCGAAGAGTTGATCTCGTCGGCGACCTCGTTCAGCTCGGTGACATCCGAGCTGACCAGCGGTGCTTGGGTGGGCCCCTCGGCAGCGGCGATGATGGCCGTCGCCACCCAGTACATGTCATGGCTCAGTGCCGCGGCAGCTCAGGCGGAACAGGCGGCCGCGCAGGCTGCAGCAACGGCTACGGCGTTTGAAACAGCGCTGGCTGCGACCGTGCAGCCCGCGGTAGTGGAAGCCAACCGGGGCCTGATGCAGGTGTTGGCGAACACGAACTGGTTCGGTTTCAATACTCCAGCCATTATGGATGTCGAGGCCGCCTACGAGCAGATGTGGGCGTTGGACGTCGCGGCAATGGTGGGCTACCACTTCGACGCATCGGCGGCGGCCGAACACCTGGCTCCTTGGCAACAGGTGCTGCGGAACCTCGGTATCGACATCGGCAAGAACGGCTCGGTCAACCTCGGATTCGGCAACACCGGCAGCGGCAACATCGGCAACAACAACAGCGGCAACTACAACCTGGGCAGCGGAAACACCGGCAGCGGCAACGTCGGCAGCGGAAACACCGGCAGCGGCAACATGGGCTTTGGCAACCTCGGTGACTCCAACATTGGTTTCGGTAACACCGGCACCGGGAACGTCGGATTCGGGATCACCGGCGAAGGCCAGGTCGGTTTCGGCGGCCTCAACTCCGGTAGCGACAACGTTGGCTTCGGCAACTCCGGTACCGGGAACGTCGGCTTCTTCAACTCCGGCGACGGAAACATGGGCGTCGGCAATTCGGGCTCGCTCAACACGGGCCTAGGAAACTCGGGGTTGGCCGACGCCGGTTTGGGCGGCGTCGGCAGCATGGGCTCCGGCTTGTGGTCGTCAAGCATGCAGGGCGTTGGCGTGGAAAGCGCGGCCGGCATGGACGCAGGGCTGGCCAGCTCGGCCAGCTACGCGACGGGCGGCACTGTAGCGCTAAGTTCCGGCCTTCTCGGCTCGGCGATGGCAAATACCGGCGGGCTCACCCCCGCACTCGCGGGCCCCATCAACCCACCCCCGGTCGCCACGGCAGGCCCGGTCAATGCGCCAGTCGCCGCTCCAGCCAGCGCCCCTACTGGCAGCTTCGAGCCAGGCAATCCCGGCAGCGGCGCCGCCAACTCGGCAAACGCCGCCAATACGGCAGGTGCTGCCAACACCGGCCTCCGAGCCCCGGGCTACACGAGCGTCTACAACCCGGGCACCAACGAGGCCGCTATGCGCAACGCAGGCGTGCGTGAACCGGCCATCGGCAACCCGAGCACTCCACCCGCAGGCATCCCCAAGTCCAGCTTCTACCCGGCGGACGAACAGGAGCCCGGGGACGTCAACAACGTCATCAGACTGTTGCCAGTCAGGACGGACTAG
- a CDS encoding N-acyl-D-amino-acid deacylase family protein, with the protein MTYDLLIRSGTIVDGLGGEPYVGDVAVHDGVIAAVGAVDGDAAREIDATGLLVTPGFVDLHTHYDGQAIWSDRLTPSSAHGVTTAVMGNCGVGFAPCRKEDHEVLVDVMAGVEDIPGVVMTDGLPWTWESFPEYMDALDAGKRDIDVAVYLPHSPLRVYVMGQRGADRAPATAQDLAKMRALAKEAIEIGALGFASSRLAIHKTESGAQIPSYDAARGEIEEIARGVVDGGGGLLQFVPDIPAGGYQPVLQTVFDVAEEVGLPVTFTLVVANTGEPTWPDAITMVEKANSRATAGSVVTAQLLPRPIGLIIGLQLTANPFVLYPSYREIAHLPLAERVAEMRKPEVRARILADKPGDGHPILYVAQAWDWIFPLDDDPQYEPDPSTSIGARARARGVSPMEEAYDRLLDNEGQAMLLVATSNLENNSLDTVGQLLHREDVVLGLGDGGAHYGMICDASYSTFFLAHWARDRKSGQFTVAEAIRELTSVPARVAGLGDRGRIATGYKADLNIIDHAALRLHKPVITYDLPAGGRRLDQSAEGYIATLVSGQIIAENGVPTPARPGKLVRGRKPAPVSG; encoded by the coding sequence ATGACCTACGACCTTCTGATCCGCAGTGGCACCATCGTCGACGGACTGGGTGGCGAGCCGTACGTTGGCGACGTCGCGGTGCACGACGGCGTCATCGCAGCTGTCGGCGCCGTCGACGGAGATGCCGCGAGGGAGATCGACGCGACTGGATTGCTGGTCACACCCGGCTTCGTCGACCTGCACACCCACTACGACGGCCAGGCCATCTGGTCGGATCGGCTAACGCCATCCTCGGCGCACGGGGTAACCACGGCGGTGATGGGCAACTGCGGCGTCGGCTTCGCGCCCTGTCGCAAGGAGGATCACGAGGTACTCGTCGACGTGATGGCCGGTGTCGAGGACATCCCGGGGGTCGTCATGACTGACGGGCTGCCGTGGACCTGGGAATCCTTCCCCGAGTACATGGATGCGCTGGACGCAGGCAAGCGCGATATTGATGTCGCCGTCTATCTCCCCCATTCCCCGTTGCGGGTCTACGTGATGGGACAGCGGGGCGCCGACCGCGCGCCAGCCACTGCCCAGGATCTGGCGAAGATGCGGGCACTGGCCAAGGAGGCTATCGAGATTGGGGCACTGGGCTTTGCGTCCTCCCGGCTGGCGATCCACAAGACCGAGAGCGGTGCACAGATCCCCAGCTATGACGCCGCTCGTGGGGAGATCGAGGAGATCGCCCGCGGCGTTGTGGACGGCGGCGGTGGCCTGCTGCAATTTGTGCCCGACATTCCGGCCGGCGGTTATCAACCGGTGCTCCAGACGGTGTTCGACGTCGCCGAAGAGGTCGGCTTGCCGGTGACGTTTACGCTGGTCGTCGCCAACACCGGCGAACCCACGTGGCCGGACGCCATCACCATGGTGGAAAAGGCCAATAGCCGGGCGACAGCGGGGTCCGTCGTCACGGCACAACTGCTGCCGCGTCCGATCGGGCTGATCATCGGGTTGCAGCTGACTGCCAACCCGTTCGTGCTGTATCCCAGCTACCGCGAGATCGCCCACCTGCCACTGGCCGAACGGGTGGCCGAAATGCGCAAACCCGAGGTCCGTGCCCGCATACTGGCCGACAAACCCGGCGACGGTCACCCGATCCTGTACGTGGCTCAGGCCTGGGATTGGATCTTCCCGCTCGATGACGACCCCCAATACGAGCCCGACCCCTCGACCAGCATCGGGGCCCGGGCGCGGGCTCGGGGGGTAAGCCCGATGGAGGAAGCCTATGACCGGCTGCTCGACAACGAGGGCCAGGCCATGCTGCTGGTTGCGACAAGCAACCTGGAGAACAACTCGCTGGACACCGTGGGCCAGCTGCTGCACCGCGAGGACGTAGTGCTCGGTCTCGGAGACGGTGGCGCACATTACGGCATGATCTGCGACGCCAGCTACTCGACGTTCTTTCTCGCCCATTGGGCCCGCGACCGGAAGTCGGGACAGTTTACGGTCGCCGAAGCCATCCGCGAACTGACGTCCGTCCCGGCCCGCGTTGCCGGGCTAGGCGACCGCGGGCGCATCGCGACCGGCTACAAAGCCGATCTCAACATCATCGACCACGCCGCGCTGCGGCTGCACAAGCCGGTCATCACCTACGACTTGCCCGCCGGCGGCCGCCGCCTCGACCAATCCGCCGAGGGCTACATTGCGACTCTGGTTTCCGGTCAGATCATCGCCGAAAACGGTGTTCCGACCCCTGCGCGACCTGGGAAGTTGGTCCGCGGGCGTAAACCTGCCCCTGTGTCTGGCTAA
- a CDS encoding thiol-disulfide oxidoreductase DCC family protein, translated as MEGTLFFDGKCGMCTRSRDLVVKLDRRGRVATEPFQRPGSAERLGIAAHRLGESVWWLDSSGAVYGGAEAANAALSAALGTGLPLLIYRRIPGMRRLQERLYTWVAANRYRFPGTTPQCEAHPETC; from the coding sequence ATGGAGGGCACGTTGTTCTTCGACGGCAAGTGCGGCATGTGCACTCGGAGCCGCGATCTGGTGGTAAAGCTAGATCGGCGCGGACGCGTGGCGACGGAACCCTTTCAGCGGCCCGGGTCCGCGGAAAGATTGGGTATTGCGGCACACCGGCTGGGGGAGTCGGTGTGGTGGTTGGACTCCTCAGGGGCGGTATATGGTGGCGCCGAGGCCGCAAATGCTGCCCTGTCGGCTGCGCTGGGCACTGGGCTGCCGCTGCTGATCTACCGTCGGATCCCGGGGATGCGGCGGCTGCAGGAGCGTCTCTACACCTGGGTAGCGGCCAACCGGTATCGCTTTCCCGGGACTACTCCCCAGTGCGAAGCTCATCCCGAGACCTGCTGA
- a CDS encoding mycothiol transferase, which produces MSGAKARADAAQELLRDAFTRLIEHVDELTDELTDDVSNYRPTAHANGIAWLIWHSARVQDIQVAHIAGVEEVWTRDGWVDRFALDLPRHDTGYGHTPADLVKVRAPADLLSAYYHAVHKLTLDYVAGVTADELSRVIDTSWDPPVTASARLVSIVDDCAQHLGQAAYLRGIAQ; this is translated from the coding sequence ATGTCAGGCGCCAAGGCTAGGGCCGATGCGGCCCAGGAGTTGCTGCGCGACGCATTCACCCGGCTGATCGAACACGTCGACGAACTCACCGACGAGCTGACTGACGACGTCTCCAACTATCGGCCGACCGCACACGCCAACGGCATCGCCTGGCTGATCTGGCACAGCGCACGGGTTCAGGACATTCAGGTTGCCCATATCGCGGGCGTCGAAGAAGTGTGGACCCGAGACGGCTGGGTGGACCGCTTTGCGCTGGATCTGCCCCGGCACGACACCGGCTACGGGCATACTCCCGCGGATCTGGTGAAGGTGCGGGCACCCGCGGACTTGCTGTCCGCCTACTACCACGCGGTGCACAAACTCACGCTCGATTACGTTGCCGGCGTGACCGCCGACGAGCTATCCCGTGTGATCGACACCAGCTGGGATCCGCCAGTGACCGCCAGCGCGCGGTTGGTGAGTATCGTCGACGACTGCGCGCAACACCTTGGCCAGGCCGCATACCTGCGGGGGATTGCCCAGTAG
- a CDS encoding anti-sigma factor produces the protein MTEPADFELLELATPYALHAVSDDERAAIDRQVAAVPAPVAAAFNEEVRAVRETMAVVSATTMVEPPAQLRAATLAVLELSVERQSRWRKTVLAVVASAAAIAIGLAAFGLGALTRPSPTPTVADQVLAAPDVQTISGSLGPGTATVMFSRDRNAGVLVMNNVPPPAPGTVYQMWLLGAKGPTSAGTMGAAAVTPSTTATLSDLGTSRALAFTVEPGTGSVEPTGTFLAELPLG, from the coding sequence ATGACTGAGCCCGCTGACTTCGAGCTGCTCGAGCTGGCGACTCCGTATGCCCTGCATGCCGTATCAGACGACGAGCGGGCCGCTATCGACCGGCAGGTTGCCGCGGTGCCCGCACCGGTGGCGGCCGCCTTCAATGAAGAAGTTCGCGCTGTCCGCGAGACGATGGCAGTCGTGTCGGCCACCACGATGGTCGAGCCGCCAGCGCAGCTGCGCGCCGCTACCCTGGCTGTCCTAGAACTTAGCGTTGAGCGTCAATCACGTTGGCGCAAAACTGTTTTGGCTGTTGTGGCATCCGCGGCCGCAATCGCCATAGGGCTCGCGGCGTTCGGCCTCGGGGCGCTAACGCGGCCATCGCCAACCCCGACGGTCGCGGATCAAGTCTTGGCGGCACCCGACGTGCAAACGATCTCTGGCTCACTCGGCCCAGGAACCGCCACGGTCATGTTCTCCCGGGACCGCAATGCAGGCGTACTTGTGATGAACAATGTGCCGCCGCCGGCTCCGGGCACCGTTTATCAGATGTGGTTGCTCGGCGCCAAGGGACCGACGTCGGCGGGGACCATGGGCGCGGCGGCGGTGACTCCTTCGACAACAGCCACTTTGAGCGACCTCGGCACCTCAAGGGCGCTGGCGTTCACCGTCGAACCTGGCACCGGATCGGTGGAACCGACCGGCACGTTCCTGGCCGAGCTGCCCCTTGGGTGA
- a CDS encoding sigma-70 family RNA polymerase sigma factor: protein MTGPPRRSNDLDALLLRIASGDTDAFAAFYDHTKARVYGLVIRVLRDTGYSEETTQEIYLEVWRTASVYDPGKGSALAWLLTMSHRRAVDRVRAEQAGGQRESRYAVANIDPASDVVADSAIAGDERRRVTECLDALTDAQRQCIEMAYYGGLTYADVSQRLAANLSTVKSRMRDALRGLRNCLDVS, encoded by the coding sequence ATGACCGGACCGCCACGGCGCAGCAACGACCTCGACGCGTTGCTGCTTCGCATTGCGAGCGGCGATACCGACGCCTTCGCCGCGTTCTACGATCACACCAAGGCCCGGGTGTACGGACTGGTGATACGGGTGCTACGTGATACCGGCTACAGCGAGGAAACCACCCAGGAGATCTATCTTGAGGTGTGGCGGACAGCATCGGTCTATGACCCCGGAAAAGGTTCGGCCCTCGCCTGGCTGCTGACCATGTCCCACCGACGCGCTGTCGATCGGGTGCGTGCCGAGCAAGCCGGTGGGCAGCGGGAATCCCGGTACGCCGTCGCCAATATTGATCCTGCCAGCGACGTCGTCGCCGACTCCGCCATCGCCGGTGATGAGCGGCGCCGGGTGACCGAGTGTCTGGACGCGTTGACCGATGCGCAGCGGCAATGCATCGAAATGGCCTACTACGGCGGGCTGACGTATGCCGACGTATCGCAACGCTTGGCGGCCAACTTGTCCACGGTCAAGTCCCGGATGCGCGACGCGCTGCGGGGGTTGCGCAACTGCCTGGACGTGTCATGA
- a CDS encoding DUF1295 domain-containing protein: protein MNIVAVSGVSALALAVVHSTAFVIGRRIGRYNVVDVAWGLGFVGVAAVCALLGHGDPTRRWLLLALVSIWGLRLSWHVYRKTAGKGEDPRYADLLRGATTARVVRKVFVLQGSLTLFISFPLQLSAVTGPTPKPLLAVAGVGLALWGVGLTFEAVGDRQLRAFKSDQANRGKVMDRGLWAWTRHPNYFGDACVWWGLWLITVNGWLPLVTVASPMVMTYFLVNVSGARLTEKYMNGRPGFAEYQRRTAYFVPRPPQWARP, encoded by the coding sequence GTGAATATCGTTGCCGTATCCGGCGTCTCGGCCCTAGCACTGGCAGTCGTGCATTCGACCGCCTTCGTGATCGGTAGGAGGATCGGCCGGTACAACGTCGTCGACGTCGCCTGGGGCCTGGGCTTCGTCGGGGTCGCAGCTGTTTGCGCCTTGCTCGGTCACGGTGATCCCACCCGCCGGTGGCTGCTGTTGGCACTGGTCTCGATTTGGGGCCTGCGCCTGAGCTGGCACGTATACCGGAAGACCGCCGGCAAGGGCGAAGATCCGCGCTACGCCGACCTGCTGCGCGGGGCCACGACCGCTCGGGTGGTGCGCAAGGTCTTCGTACTGCAGGGGTCTTTGACCCTGTTCATCTCGTTCCCACTGCAGCTGTCGGCGGTCACCGGGCCGACACCGAAGCCGCTCCTGGCGGTCGCGGGCGTGGGTTTGGCCCTGTGGGGTGTCGGTCTCACCTTCGAAGCGGTGGGCGACCGGCAGCTGCGGGCATTCAAATCCGACCAGGCCAACCGCGGCAAGGTCATGGACCGCGGCCTCTGGGCGTGGACGCGCCACCCCAACTACTTCGGCGATGCCTGCGTCTGGTGGGGGCTGTGGCTGATCACCGTCAACGGTTGGTTGCCACTGGTGACGGTGGCCTCGCCAATGGTCATGACCTACTTCCTGGTGAATGTCAGTGGGGCTCGGCTGACCGAGAAGTACATGAACGGTCGTCCCGGCTTTGCCGAATACCAGCGGCGGACCGCGTATTTCGTACCCCGACCGCCGCAGTGGGCGCGCCCATGA
- a CDS encoding class I SAM-dependent methyltransferase, which yields MSARALQGTVENRSAAIDSQRWPAVAKVPSGLVATASAAIARGLLHRAAARLPLRLIHPDGTLVGADNPMSPTLVLHEPEAFARRVGRHGLIGFGESYMAGEWSSNDLTGVLTVFAESVGDLVPRALHWLRPIAPAFQPIWRDPSRDQARRNVAEHYDLSNDLFAEFLDETMTYSSALFSDLPATWHDLAAAQRRKIDRLLDAAGVEHGSRVLEIGTGWGELCIQAAARGAQVQSVTLSTEQQRLARQRVAAAGLSHLVQIDLCDYRDVTQVGTGYDAIVSVEMIEAVGYRSWPTYFGTLERLVRPGGRVAIQAITMPHHRMKATRNTQTWMQKYIFPGGLLPSTQAIVEITERQTGLRTIDTASLRPHYAETLRLWREQFIQKRDALVHLGFDDVFQRMWELYLAYSEAGFRSGYLDVYQWTFECRTNP from the coding sequence ATGAGCGCTCGGGCGTTGCAAGGAACCGTCGAAAATCGTTCCGCGGCAATAGACTCGCAGCGCTGGCCCGCGGTGGCCAAGGTCCCGTCCGGACTGGTCGCCACGGCATCAGCCGCGATCGCCCGCGGGCTGCTGCATCGGGCCGCCGCCCGCCTGCCGCTTCGCCTGATCCACCCCGACGGAACACTGGTTGGCGCCGACAATCCGATGTCCCCCACCCTGGTGTTGCACGAGCCGGAAGCGTTCGCGCGCCGGGTCGGACGCCATGGACTCATCGGATTCGGCGAGTCCTATATGGCCGGCGAATGGTCATCGAATGACCTGACCGGAGTGCTGACGGTGTTCGCCGAATCGGTGGGCGACCTGGTGCCGCGAGCACTGCACTGGCTGCGACCGATCGCGCCGGCCTTTCAGCCGATATGGCGGGACCCCAGCCGAGATCAGGCCCGCCGCAACGTCGCCGAGCACTATGACCTGTCCAACGATCTGTTCGCCGAGTTTCTCGACGAGACGATGACGTACTCGTCTGCGTTGTTCAGCGACTTGCCGGCAACGTGGCACGACTTGGCCGCAGCTCAACGCCGCAAGATCGACCGGCTTCTCGACGCCGCCGGGGTCGAGCATGGCAGCCGAGTGCTGGAAATCGGCACCGGATGGGGCGAGCTCTGCATCCAGGCCGCGGCTCGGGGAGCCCAAGTCCAGTCGGTGACCCTCTCGACAGAACAGCAACGGCTAGCGCGTCAGCGCGTTGCCGCGGCCGGCCTGTCCCATTTGGTTCAGATCGACCTGTGCGATTACCGCGACGTCACCCAGGTTGGGACCGGCTACGACGCCATTGTCTCGGTCGAGATGATCGAAGCAGTGGGATACCGTTCGTGGCCGACATACTTCGGAACGCTCGAACGCCTTGTCAGGCCTGGTGGTCGCGTAGCGATTCAGGCAATCACAATGCCGCACCATCGAATGAAGGCCACCCGCAACACCCAGACGTGGATGCAAAAGTACATCTTCCCCGGTGGACTGCTGCCTTCCACACAGGCCATCGTCGAAATCACCGAACGCCAGACCGGTTTGCGCACAATCGATACCGCCTCACTGCGACCGCATTACGCCGAGACTTTGCGGCTGTGGCGGGAACAGTTCATTCAGAAACGAGATGCGTTGGTGCACTTGGGCTTCGATGACGTGTTTCAACGGATGTGGGAGCTGTACCTGGCCTACTCAGAGGCGGGGTTCAGGTCCGGCTACCTCGACGTGTACCAATGGACGTTCGAATGTAGGACCAACCCGTGA
- a CDS encoding DUF1365 domain-containing protein: MLTQAPTPAIYRTRITHSRHTPIHHSFEYRSYSWYIDVDELPALPWWLRPFARFNPDDHFAEPPSEDPSSATDASLRDRLEAVFADHDIAMPDGQITALLQARVIGYVFNPLSVFWCHDRDGRLRHVVAEVHNTYGGRHAYLLPPADLPVVTAKKFYVSPFNKVDGYYSVRAPRPGQEVDVTVSLHRQRQNTFPDFIANLRGDLRPATWTQVAIMQFISPLAPLLVAARIRIQGIKLWLRRLPVVPR, translated from the coding sequence ATGCTGACGCAAGCGCCGACACCGGCGATCTACCGCACCAGAATTACCCATTCCCGGCACACACCGATACACCACTCGTTCGAATACCGCAGCTACAGCTGGTACATCGACGTCGACGAACTCCCTGCACTCCCGTGGTGGCTTCGCCCGTTCGCCCGGTTCAACCCCGATGATCATTTCGCTGAACCTCCTTCTGAGGATCCGTCGTCTGCCACCGACGCTTCGCTGCGCGACCGCCTGGAAGCCGTCTTCGCCGACCATGACATCGCCATGCCCGACGGGCAGATCACCGCATTGCTGCAGGCCCGAGTTATTGGCTACGTCTTCAACCCGTTGAGCGTCTTTTGGTGTCACGACCGCGACGGGCGTCTGCGCCATGTCGTGGCCGAGGTGCACAACACCTATGGCGGGCGTCACGCCTATTTGCTGCCCCCGGCAGATCTACCTGTCGTGACAGCCAAAAAGTTCTACGTGTCGCCGTTTAATAAGGTCGACGGCTACTACTCGGTGCGGGCACCACGACCCGGCCAAGAAGTCGACGTCACCGTTTCGCTGCACCGACAGCGCCAAAACACCTTCCCGGACTTCATCGCCAATTTGCGCGGAGACCTGCGGCCGGCGACGTGGACCCAAGTCGCGATTATGCAGTTCATTTCACCACTGGCCCCATTGTTGGTGGCCGCTCGTATCCGAATACAGGGGATAAAGTTATGGCTACGTCGACTTCCGGTAGTACCGCGATGA
- a CDS encoding NAD(P)/FAD-dependent oxidoreductase gives MTGVQQIQPWRSTGRSVAVIGSGVAGLTAAYVLSGRNHVTLYEADERLGGHAHTHYVDSGAGPEGTNVVGVDSAFLVHNDRTYPTLCRLFEELGVATQESDMSMSVRADDTGLEYAGALGIGGLFACRQSLRPRYLWMLGEILRFHRAALRLLSEDTDAAQNNLETLQAFLNRHRFSQYFIDHFMTPLVAAVWSCAGANAMRYPARYLFVFLEHHGMLSVFGSPRWRTVTGGSANYVQAIAAGVDEVLTRTPVHSLRRVPSGVLVQAGSHTPRFFDAAVVAVHPDQALLLLDVPTRAERAVLGAIPYSTNRAQLHTDESVLPRHRRARASWNYLMAPDKDHVVVSYDVTRLMRISGDRRFLVTLGGHDRVDPQSVIAEMTYSHPLYTPESVAAQRLLPTLDDDRVVFAGAYHGWGFHEDGAASGLRAARRLGADWPATTRPKAVVGC, from the coding sequence ATGACTGGTGTGCAGCAGATACAGCCCTGGCGTTCCACGGGACGCTCGGTAGCCGTTATTGGCAGCGGTGTGGCCGGCCTGACTGCCGCCTACGTTCTGTCGGGACGCAACCACGTCACCCTCTATGAGGCCGACGAACGGCTCGGGGGTCACGCCCACACCCACTATGTGGACAGCGGTGCCGGCCCCGAGGGCACGAACGTCGTCGGCGTCGACTCGGCCTTCCTGGTCCACAACGACCGGACCTATCCAACGCTGTGTCGCTTGTTCGAGGAACTCGGCGTGGCGACCCAGGAGTCGGACATGTCGATGTCGGTCCGAGCCGACGACACTGGCCTCGAGTACGCCGGTGCGCTGGGAATCGGGGGACTGTTCGCCTGCCGCCAATCCCTGCGGCCTCGCTATCTGTGGATGCTTGGCGAGATCCTGCGCTTCCACCGCGCCGCTCTTCGACTGCTGAGCGAGGATACCGACGCTGCTCAAAACAACCTGGAGACACTGCAAGCCTTCCTCAATCGACACCGCTTCTCGCAGTACTTCATCGATCACTTCATGACACCGCTGGTCGCGGCGGTGTGGTCCTGCGCCGGAGCCAACGCCATGCGTTATCCGGCCCGGTATCTCTTCGTCTTCCTCGAACATCACGGGATGCTCTCGGTGTTCGGCTCGCCGAGATGGCGCACGGTGACCGGTGGATCGGCCAACTACGTGCAGGCCATTGCGGCTGGGGTCGACGAGGTATTGACCCGAACACCCGTGCACTCGCTGCGGCGCGTGCCCAGCGGCGTGCTGGTGCAAGCCGGTAGCCACACGCCGCGGTTCTTTGACGCGGCCGTCGTCGCCGTTCACCCCGACCAGGCGTTGCTGCTACTCGACGTTCCAACGCGGGCCGAGCGTGCCGTTCTGGGAGCGATTCCCTACTCGACCAACCGCGCCCAGCTACACACCGACGAGTCAGTGTTGCCTCGCCACCGCCGAGCTAGGGCATCCTGGAATTACCTAATGGCACCGGACAAGGACCATGTCGTGGTCAGCTATGACGTCACCCGCCTCATGCGCATTAGCGGCGACCGGCGCTTTCTGGTGACACTCGGCGGACATGACCGCGTCGATCCGCAGTCAGTGATTGCCGAGATGACCTACAGCCACCCGTTGTATACGCCCGAATCGGTTGCCGCCCAACGCCTATTGCCGACCCTCGACGACGATCGTGTGGTATTCGCCGGCGCCTACCACGGGTGGGGATTCCACGAAGACGGTGCCGCGTCGGGACTGCGCGCGGCCCGACGACTCGGCGCCGACTGGCCCGCAACTACCCGTCCGAAGGCGGTAGTTGGATGCTGA